A window from Amblyomma americanum isolate KBUSLIRL-KWMA chromosome 7, ASM5285725v1, whole genome shotgun sequence encodes these proteins:
- the LOC144096952 gene encoding uncharacterized protein LOC144096952, translating into MPAYTHMALGVLNMAQLMIGPAIFFLVTTANQHTRLVVLRVDSLFMVWVSGTFFTMSLFLFACCTLDSSLPLRSIYRTTIGTATMAYSVCAIIFTTQELTLGRTTFGRVAAALGLINCFAYIASAVIAYQPAIL; encoded by the coding sequence ATGCCTGCCTACACCCACATGGCCCTGGGCGTCCTCAACATGGCGCAGCTCATGATTGGCCCGGCCATATTTTTCCTGGTGACCACAGCCAATCAGCACACGCGGCTGGTGGTCCTCCGAGTCGACTCTCTCTTCATGGTCTGGGTGTCGGGCACCTTCTTCACGATGTCTCTCTTCCTGTTCGCCTGCTGCACGCTGGACAGCTCGCTTCCGCTGCGCAGCATCTATCGCACCACGATTGGCACAGCCACCATGGCGTACTCTGTGTGCGCCATCATATTCACCACCCAGGAGCTCACGCTAGGCCGCACCACGTTCGGCCGAGTGGCGGCTGCGTTGGGCTTGATCAACTGCTTCGCGTACATCGCGTCGGCGGTCATTGCTTATCAGCCTGCCATACTATAG